The Bacteroidota bacterium genome window below encodes:
- the dapB gene encoding 4-hydroxy-tetrahydrodipicolinate reductase has translation MKIALIGYGKMGKTIEQIALRRGHQIVLRVDVNNSKYIDTGDLKGADVAIEFSRPDSAAENIRKCFKAGVPVVCGTTGWYDQLDAISKDCKESAGSFFYAANYSIGVNLFFEVNKKLAQLMNSQTQYDEVLIHESHHLEKLDSPSGTAITIAQDVIDNIDRVKHWVNYKTDESVTMGAESDGELPIFSTREDEIPGTHIVKYFSDVDEIEIIHKALSRQGFAIGALTAAEWLQGKKGVFTMKDMLQL, from the coding sequence AAATTGCATTGATAGGTTATGGTAAAATGGGTAAGACCATTGAACAAATCGCTTTAAGACGCGGACATCAGATCGTATTACGTGTTGATGTAAACAATTCAAAATATATCGACACAGGTGATCTGAAAGGTGCCGATGTGGCAATCGAATTTTCGCGACCGGATTCTGCTGCAGAGAATATCAGAAAGTGTTTTAAAGCCGGAGTACCTGTCGTTTGTGGAACAACAGGCTGGTATGACCAGCTTGATGCAATTTCAAAAGACTGTAAAGAATCGGCAGGTTCATTTTTCTATGCTGCCAATTACAGCATCGGAGTAAACCTGTTTTTTGAAGTCAATAAAAAATTAGCGCAACTGATGAATTCACAAACTCAGTATGACGAAGTTCTTATTCATGAAAGTCATCATCTTGAAAAACTTGATTCACCGAGTGGAACTGCAATTACTATTGCCCAGGATGTGATTGACAATATTGACAGAGTAAAACACTGGGTAAATTATAAAACAGATGAAAGTGTGACTATGGGTGCTGAAAGTGATGGCGAATTGCCGATCTTTTCAACCCGTGAAGATGAAATTCCCGGAACTCATATCGTGAAATATTTTTCTGATGTTGATGAAATAGAAATTATACACAAGGCATTAAGCAGACAAGGTTTTGCAATCGGTGCATTGACAGCAGCAGAATGGTTGCAAGGGAAAAAAGGAGTCTTTACAATGAAAGATATGCTTCAACTGTAG